The region CTACAGTAATTCAGAAGTAGCAAATTAGATAAGACTTGGAGGCAAAGGCTCTGACACATCAAGAAGTGAAGCTGGTAGCCTGACCCTGAGTAAAGAGACTGAAATAAAAGCAGATGTAAGGACTCAAAAAGGAATTTAGTGCAGTTGCTAGTCTTCCCAGATGATCTTCGTAGTGCAAAAGTGGTTTATAACAATGACCCTGAATTCTTGAGAAAGGTTAACTACAGATAAAGTATTTCTTTCTAAGATACGTGTAACATATTTTACTAAGCTTTTCActgaaatactaaagaaaaagaaaagatagacaaTGTTGGCACCTGAACATAGAAACTTCTGTTTTCTCAACCATTGTTTCATGGGGCACATATCATTCCCTGAAGTCACATAAATTGGACATCACTTAgttcaagattttaaaacatcAGCTTTTATAAAGGTTTAGTTTTACATTTGTTCAGAGTTTTCAATATGGAATCACTGAACAAGTGCAAGAAACCTCATTTTAAGACAAATGTCCAATTCCTTTCCCggagcattttttttaaaagtacatgctgcacatttttttttttttagtataaatcCCATCCTAATCATAGAAAATATATGATAATTTTCCATGTGGATCCCATATTAAATTCTATGAAAAACTGGAACTTACATTGGGCTTAAGTATGCACTGTATGGGGAGTTATGCATCctcatgggggcttcccaggtgaccccagtggtaaagaatccgcctcccaatgcaggcaatgcaagacatgtgggttcgatccctgggtcaagaagatcctctggaaaaggaaatggcaacccactccagtattcttgcagggagaattcaattaacagaggagcctagtgggtacagtccaagggatcacaaagaatcggacatgactgaagtgacttcacacacatgCACTGTATACCCATTTGGCCTTATTTAAAACAGCACAGTTAGAACAATGGGTAGGCCTAAATACTGATCTGCGGGTCTAATAGGTTAagaatttttgttgaatgaaaaacaTCAGATTGCTCTCTGAAGTAAAATACTTTTATCACAATAATACAGCCAACTTTGGACATTATAATGGGCTTAATTTTTTCATGAGGGCTCTGTTCATTTCTGTCTAAAGTAAAAAGTCCTGCCTAGTTCGTACAGCCTTGTCTTCCCAGAATCTCTACTGGAGTTCACCTCCCATGAAGAGGTGAACCTGTGACGTGGGCAGGAACAGCCTGAGGCTTGACATACTTTTGAACAAACCTCAGGTAATGGGCAATAACAAATGTTGTGGACTGTATGGTTAgtagcagagaagaaaatgagaaatagttTTCACAATGATAGAAACTAAAATTCCAGCCATACTTTAAAGAGCTATTAAACTGTAGTTCCTAGTGCCTTATAAATATGCTTAGTCCTTTGGGGTAGGAAAGGATTTTTATCAGTTCAGTATGAACTTTGCTAAGAGCTCTGTGTATATAAAATTAATTGGTATAATACTATATGTGTAAAAACATTATTGACCTAAGATTCGTATTTGTGATATGTTGAAAAATCACATATACTACAAAGGATCTAGGCTAAACTTCACAGCAATAGTTATAGAATCCTCTTCAGCAAATTATAATGACTTGTCTTTTGgttcattaaaataaatcaatgactaaaataaaatttttcagatGCAGTACAGATATTATTTTGCAACTCTATCCTCAGCAACTTTATCTTATTACCATGCTAGTATAAAGGCATTTGAACTAAAAAACTACTCTCTAAAATCTGACCCAATCCtaaggttttttcttttattacaccGAAACTATACAAAtgctaaaacattttattatcctGACTTACTTTCCATCTCTTTTGACTATAAAACGTATTATTACAACATGTAGCTCAAAGTAttcaaaatgctattttttcctttattttggctttgaatatttttttaaagttcaataaGCTAAAATGCTCAAAAATCCTACGTAGTTTTGCAATGTtaatatttgtttcctttgttcctgTGGCTTATTTGAATGCTGCCCAATCAAATTTGGCTTATTTGGTTGAAGATGCTGCAGTGGGAAGTAGTTCACTGACTGAGAAATACAACACATCTGGCCTCTAGTGCTTGCTCTgggtagctgtgtgaccttgggcagatatCTGATCTCTCTGGGcttcatttctatttaaaatgcagGGGGCTGGACAgctgttctctgagcttccttcCGGCTCCACTTTCTATGACTTGCAGTTTGGTTGCCATAAAGTCAGCAGAGGGAGCACTTTTTCTACATCTCATAAATTTTGACTATTATTTCAATACCTCTAAGAAATAAAGAGGTTTGTGAACATTATTGAAACTAAATATTGACAATCCTTCACACATTTGGTATCAAATCACAAATCTGATTGTAAACTTGAGAAAAGTCTAGCAATAATTATTTCTCTTACTTGAATTCCATAATAAAGTCCCACAAGAGACTTACTTTATAAAGCTTAAGAAGCTAAAATATACCGATATTAGTGGTACAGTATTTATATGGGACCCAGTGAAAGAGAAACACCAGGCCATATATCAGAGGCTATCTGGTGTCAAAGATGAAAAGGGATACACCCCTCAATCATGAAAGTATTAGAAACTGGGTGTGACATAAACAAACTAGGTGAGTGAGTGGTAGGTTTTTCTTTTGCACTTTCCATGTAAATACACTGGGAACAAGCAAGTAGATACAGCTAGAACCTGGAGGCTTGCAAGACATTTGAAATGTGTGATATCAAGCCAAAGACAAACTTGGGTACTGGAGAACCTAAATGACCTTCATCCCTGTATTCTTAGATATCTTACAACTAATCAAGTGTCCCTTATGCCTTCTTAATTATTAGACGATCTCATAGCGTACATATATTAAAGTTTTTATTCCttagtaagaattttaaaatcacaaaatagcGTGGCGATATTTATTTTCGGTAATAGAATTTATGGAGTGCTGAAAATACTAGAATATAAAGATGATTTCTAGTTTATCTTCACATACTAAACTTTTCTAAACCAGCTGGTTTCTTGcagacagtatttattttttttttaataatttaagacAGCATAAGCTTGTACCAAGCATAAGCATTGTAACAAAAGTGCAACTTTTCAGCAAGTCCTCCCCCAAAGATATTTTAACTCAAAATATCATTAGCACGTATTTTCTCCCTACAAAAATAGCATGTCAGACATCATTAATTGGATGTATTAACAACTATGTACATAAGAGCCACCTTGTAGGCTAAGAGTTTAACGTTGTTTAAACACAGCGTTTGAGGCAAACAGTAGCAACGCAGCAGCAAATGCACCAAACGGACTGAACGACCCAGATATTTTCTTCACTCATAGTCAGACTGTTGTGTCTCACCCCTTACATAACATTCAAGTGAGATTTCTCACAGTGCTACCTTGGCAACACACTAAAAATATCTAGACAAGGTCTTGGTTTAAGCCTTATTAAAAAAGCTTTCTTTGTGATTATCTAGTATCTGGTTTGGTCTCCAGAAAATACATAGACTTGGAGATAGGAAGGCCTCACAGGGCTCCATTCCACATGTTTACGGCATTTCCAAAGGAAACTGtccatgccttcctcctccaTTTTTGTGAATTAACAGAATATACGATAAATCAGTTTGGACTTTTTAAAGTTCAGtgcacattcttttttgttttaacaggAAGATGATACAAACTTAGAAACGATGGATTAAATAATGACAGGGTAAGAACAGAGGCACtcaattccacatatatatgtatatatatgaaattaagaTGGGTTAATTGATTCACGGTCAATTTCTCAATAAAGTGCTAGCAAATGTACTGAGAATGACTCTGGCCTTCCTCATCCATCTCCTTCCCTGACTTAGTTCCGACCATGGCCCAACTCCGCATCTCTTTTAAAGGAGTGCAAGTACTAAGTAAGAGACACCACTCAAACCACTTCAGAATGGGTTGCAACGCGAGCGCCTGCACTCTCACCTCTTCCTCTTTGACAAATGCACGCCTTTAAAAAAGCTGAACATTATAAAATACTGAAGAGTAAGTCGAACTCGAAAAGGTCCTCCTTCTGCCTGTGGAAAGCCTCCTAAAGCAGGCAGGACAGCTCTGAGACGCAGGCAGAGACCAGCTACCTGGGGTTCCACGTTACCTTCTCCTACCCTGGTTCAGAGAGCAGACCGTTCTCACTTCCTCGAGAATTCggttctgtattttaaaagagaatggaACGTGGCCTAAAAGGCCAAACTTATTATGGGGAgttcttcaaagaaagaaaagaatcggTATCTAGGAGGTTCTTTGACAGCTGTGGGGGCAAAAAGGGATGTAGGTGTGTGAGGATAGCGGGCGGTGAGGGGTGAGCAAAACAGGAACTCCACATGTACACAAAACACCTGTGTTGTGGTGTTGTTTTTTAAAGCCTGTCGTGCATCTCTTACACTTCCTCCCTTAAAAACGTTAAGGGTGTTTTAACTTATTAATATGATTATTCCGCGCGACCCCTGGTCCCCTCTTCAGTGGAGCACGGATTCAGAGGGTTTCCTTTGCTGGCTgcgagggatcttcctgagcggAGCTCTCCGGGTTCCCGGGCTCGCGAGCGCCGGCGAAAGGCAGGTGGGTGCGGCCGTGCGGGTGCGCGGGGTGCAGAGCCCCAGGGGGCGCCACTTCGTGCGGCAGGAGGGTcgcggctgcggcggcggctgCCGCCTTCTCGGGAGGGGGCGACAACACGGAGGACAGGCAGGggaaggcggcggcggcggcggcggccgcggcggcagcagcggcggcggccggAGCGGGGATGCCGGGGTACAGCAGTGGGAACGGGGCGGCGGCCGCCGCCGGGTACAGGTACTTTTCCAGGCCGCTCTTGTCCAGGAAGGGCTGCACGTAGGCGGCGGCCGCCGAAGGCGAGAGGAAGTAGAACGGCAGGCAGAAGGGGGCCGCGGCGGCCGCGGGCTGCGCGAAGGGCGCGCCCCCGCCTCCGCCGAACGCCACCAGCGAGCTGAGCAGGGCGGCGTCGGGTCTCAGCAGCGCGGCCGCGGCGGCCGGGTCGGGCCCCAGGagcgcggccgccgccgccgccgcgccgccccccgggccgccgccgccgccgccgccgcgggtaTCCAGCCTCATCCTCTTGGGCGCCGGCGAGTCCTCCCCGAGGGGCTCCTGCTTGATGGTGACGCGGCTCGCCCCCGCGCCTTTGCCCTTCTCGCGGTCCGGCCGGGCCTCGGCCTCCCCACCGTAGCCGCTGTCGGTGTCCGTGTCGTTCTCGGCGGCGGCGAGCTCGGCGCTGGGCTGAGTCCGCTGGATGACCGGCACACAGTGGGCGAGGGGCTCCAGCTTCTGCCCCGCGCGCTCCAGGCAGGGGGCGGCCCCGGAGCCGACGGGGGCGGCGGCCGTGGGCGCGCTGGTGCCTTTGCTCAGAGGAACCTGTTGAGTCAACAGCTGCGGGGTGGGCAAGAACTGGGTGGCCACGGCGTGCAAGTGGTTGATCAGCTGGACACACCGCGGCTCCCTGGGCGTCCAGCTCTCAAACCGGGCGAGGTATTGCAAGACTTCTTTGGCGCATGTTTGAAATCCCGAATGGAACGCATCCAAGTCGGACTGAATGGGCGATTTCAGAGATCGCTCCCCTAGgatgaggaaggggtggggggcgggggaagggaacagaggaatgaaggcaagaagaaaaatatcGACGTTGAAACATCTGCTTATCACGTGGGCCCTGCACTGACTAAAGTGATCTCGGTTTTCCCTCTGTATTCGAATGATATTATCCACCGGTTGCCGAGGGGTGGGAGGAGtaggggtggcgggggtggggtaggaggggGGCGCTCTAGTCCCAGCTGAGAAACCAAAGTGGAGAGGGCGCAACCAccactttatataaaaatttgatTCCTCCGAATTCTGTTGGAAGCCTCTAGGATGCGTCGGGAAGTGGGCACTTTCCAATGAAGGGGAAATGTAAGCAATTTAACAAATGAAAGTGAGCCCCGggaaggaggtggaggtgggggaagaaTCCTAACAGTGCTCCTCTGTGGGTTGCCCTGTTTCATCGGGGGTGGGTTGGCCTCCCTAAACTGACTTaccattctgtaaagcaattatcttctgaTGTTGCTGCTCCGTTAAGGCCGTCAAAGCTTTTAAGTGTTTCAAAGTTAATTCCAGGACTACCGCTTTCTCCAGGTGCCCCAGAGTCTGCAATGATGCAAAAAAGAAGGGGGCACTTGGTTACTTAAAAACATACATTTGGCTAGACTTGCTCTCCATTCGGCACAGCAACTTAAGCAAATACTTGATAGAAGTACTATTCCTATACTTCTTGAGTTTTCCACCATACAGGTTATAAATGATTTCTTGCCTTCAGTTGTGAACACCTACTCTTGAGTTTGCAGGAAACTCTACACTATAGCACAAGTTGCAAGGCATGtgatatttacatttattcttaTATCTCTTGGGAGAGGAACCAGGCTATTAACACGACCCCTCAGAacagcaaagaataaaaatgtgcaTCTTACTGTCAACTTTAGATGTTCAGGCAGTAAGTCTTTCAGCTGAGCAATGCATTCATTAATTCggtctcttcttttcttttctattaatctGTGCGGTAATTTGTAGGTGTCCTACAAATATGAGAGTCATGGAAGAGAAAAAACGATAAGCTAAATATTCACTTACTGGATATAAAAatactgccccccccccccaatactACGTGAGAAACTATGCCCAAGACACCTCTTTCTTCTGGGCTGTTCTGAAATGCAATTTAAATTCAGGTATGATGTTTAATCTCCCCCTGAGAGTATCCAGCAAACCACTTAAAATTCACAGTTGGGGAAGCTCAAAGGCTGGAATATATTTTGAGGGCAGAGCTTCCCTTTGAAATCAATGGCCCTAATTAACTACCCAGGCAGGTTATGGGGAACATCGGAAACTACACTTACCTTGCTATCGTCTCGCTTCATGCTCCTTTTGGGCTTACACATATACAAAGAGGGATAATCCAGTCTGCAAAACAGAAATCAGCATCAGGCACCCATTCGGGGAGGGGCTCTGCCCTCGCCCGCTTCATACCACtttctggaggagaaaaaaaaaaaaaaaaatcaaactgaagCCTAGACAGATATTCGCAAGGGTGCGTGCACCTTACCCTATAAAATCTCTATGTTCCAGTAACTGTCTCTCTTGCAAATGAGGAATTCCTTCGTCCATGTTCAACCGCTGTCCGTTTCCTCTGTTTCGATTTTTGGGGTTTATAATCTGTGGGACGGTAGCTTTGGGAGATCTTGGGGGATCTGTAGGTCTccagtctctctctttctctctctctccctcttcagtGCAGTGTTGAAAGTGTGAAGCAGTTGGTCCCCCCCCCCTTCCCGCCGCGCTTGCTCTctcgcacacacgcacacacacgcacgcacactcGCGCCGGCCCCACTGCGCTGGGAGTTTGCTCTCACTCCGGGCAGTGTTTGGCCACAGGGCACGCGCGTCGCCGGCCAGACCAGCACCCAGCTCACGTGCGGAACGTACCATCCGCGGTCCAGCCcggaggggggcgggggaggaggggccGGGCCGGGAGGGGGCGCAGGGAGCGGGCTGCGAGGGGAGGCGACCggcgggaggggggcggggaCACCTGATCAGGGCCACCGGAAAGGCAAAACAACTCCTGCCAAGCTCTTCATCTTCCCGAGGGCGGTGCAGTCagctggggagtgggagggggcgCTTGGGGTGCGGGGCCGCCGGGGCTTCCTCGCCTCGGAAGTGCGACTCCCTCCACCCGTCCGTCATGACGGTTCAGGAACGTGAACGTGGCTCTTTGCCTTTCCACCGACTGTGCTGTTGGTTTGgaccagagaaaggaaagagaaacagaattcgCGGTGGGTCAGCTTCAGTCCCAGAGGACAATTTGGAAACTTGTTTGCGCACCGCTGGGCGGCCTGGGTGGGGGGGAACCCCTTATAGCCCTGATTGGAGGTTGTCCCGAAAAGGGACAGTTTGAAATCCGCTCCCTGAAGGATATAAGATAAATGCAACTGGAGCCACTAGGGCAGAATGTCGCAACCCCAGTGTCTTTCGGCCACACGGTGTCCCTGGGCCACCCAAACTTCCCGCAGCCGCCGGAATTGCGGTGCCACTAGTCACAGCCGCAGATGACGACGTTCGGGGCCTCAGGCGCTCCCGGAGGGACgcggcggggagggaggggagaggatggggTGGCAAGAGAGGGGCGACGGCGGAGAAGCAATGCAGCAGTATCGTTCACGGGCTCAACTCCGCCGCCCCCCGCGTCTCGGGTGGCGCTGCGTGctttccccgccccctccccccgcgTGTGATAAGCGACGCCGGGAGTGTGCAGAGCCCACGTTTACTACCGCTGGCACCTCCAAAGCCTCCCTCCTTAATCCTGTCTCCAACGGGTACCAGCACAGGGCCAGCAACGTGATCCGACCTGCCGCGGCTGCCACATCACTGCGCGGGGAACCCGTGCGCGCGCGCGCTCGCCCTGCAGCCGCGGCGCCCGGCGCGGGGAAAGCACAGGCGAGCGGAGCAGGGCTACCTTTCCCTAGAGCCATCCCGGGAGCATGACTCACTGCTAGTGAGAGTTACCCGGAGGTGCCCGCATTTGCGCAGCGGAGGGCCAGGGACCTTGGAGACCAAGCGTGGGGAAGAGCCTTCTGCGGGACCCCCAGGTCTCTGGCCCCGCTGCCGCCACTCGCGTCTGCAAGGGCAAGGATGGAGAGAAGATATGTTAATCTGTATCAAGTAGATCGGTTTCAAACCCAACGTCTTTCCTTCCTGCATTCTCCCGGGTGATTCCCGAAACATTCGTTATTGCCAGTGGCACGTGAATCAAGGGGCGAAGTACGCCGAAATGCACGCGCACCCGGGCGCAGCAGGGACCGGGGCCGTCGCTACGTGTCCCCCGGCCCACCCCGCCGAGCGCGGGTTCCGGGGACGAGTCTGGGTCGCGGGAAGCGGCAGCCGGGAGGAGGTCACGTGTCTGCGGGAGTCGCGTCTCCTCTCCGCCTCCGGGAACCGCCGGGGCTGCGGCCGTGTTGCTGCAGTCTCCCGGGTCCTGGGCGGAGACGCGCCGCGTCTGGCTTCGTGactccggcggcggcggcggcggcccagGTTCACCCCGGCGTGAGCAGACGCTCGCGGCCCGTCCACTCCGTTTGCCCAGAGGGCCCTCTAaggtctcttgacttcctccaaGAGGGAGGCGTATTTTGCACCAAACAGGCAATTTAATCATGATAatactttaaaagtatttgttaaatactGATCGTATTTTTTTATACTTAGAGCCAGCCTCTCGTTTCCAAGTGATTGAGTGATTAATTCCCTTTGGTGGGAAGGACAAATGGTAGGTCTAAAAGCGGCATACCCCTGCGGCACTGTATCGTTTTGTCCTCTTGTTCTAAATAAACCCCCCTCTCCCCGCTcaagaaaaagaagggagggcGAGGAATATTTCAAcgtgaataattttaaaagaagaaataccaCCACCCCTTATAGGTTTCTGACTGTTTGTAGAAGGAATAGGGTGTAAATATTTGCTCTAGAGCTAATTTTTCAGTTGAAAAGGATGGTTGGAGTATTTAGGGAAAACGTAGTGAAGCCTGCGTCTTGGCCTTAAGGGTAGAGCGGACCAGACGCAAGGCAGACGCCGACCAGGACAAACCTTAGGGAGCTAGTCCGGGGCAGACTCTAAGGCAACAGGAAGAATTGGGAAGGAACTCTGGCCGATCAGAGGTGTGTTACTTTTGGATGTAAACTTCCCCTAATTCAAAGACAGAGGCCTTGCTGAAAAATGAAGCCTTCCTGTCACCACTTTCATCTCCCTCTCTTCCCTGTCTCTTCTGTTCcaacatttctgttttctctttcactcccttctttttcTGATAGCTCAGGCTCTAAGTGGGgtcctttttcatttttggtctcttttgttACTCTCATTcctccatttcttcctttttcatgcTCACCTTTTTGCTCTTGtttcctttttacttctttttttccccctcaccttgtatttttctcttcttacctTTCCCCTCATTAAATGTTTGCTTTACTCTTTCCCTATAATTTTTGCtgtcttatttcctttttgtcttttaaaatttctcacctcactcttcttgctttttcactccccttaAACTTAAATCCTGCTCCTTTTCTTTCACAGACTTTTGCCTATTGGAACATCAGGCATCATTTAATGTCTCTGAATGTCACTTTGCTGCAAGGAGGGTGTAACAATAGCTACAAATATATAGCGCTTACAGTTAGAGTACTGGGCACCATTCTAAAGGGCTTGTAATGTAGTAACTCATGTAAGGTAGATAGTATTATTGTCTCCACttctcagatgagaaaacagacccATAGGGAGATAAAATATGCTCATGGTGCCAGAGCTAGGATTTAAGCACAGACATTGGGCTCCAATGTCTGCGTCCTTCACTGTTACCCCTGGATGTGAACAGTAAGGACAAGATCTAAATGTTAACTAGTGGTTTCAAGGATATTTCTTAATTTACATTAAGAGGGAGGGTGcacatttgttattgttgtgtgtgtgtagcagagaGATGGGAAAGGGAGAGACATTAGTATTGGAGCCCATGGTAGAGAAAGtaaaagttatgaaaaaaaaaagggaagggtgGCAGTCTTTAATCAGTAAGTGATTTCATTGGCATCTAGCCCCAAACGTATTGATTTAAACCCAAATATCTTAATTAATTGTTGTAATTTGTTATAATTTCATaccgatggacagaggagaagtACAGTTTAGAAAAAGGCTAATTGTGTCCAGCTGTATACTTCAGCTGAGCAAACTAAGCCAAACTCTAATGTGATATCTCAGGTTAGTGATAGGGACTTACCTGTGGTGAGgttagaaaaggaaaactccccTAACAAAGGAACAGAGGACTAGAATGCCGTCTTTGGATATGTTTAAAAATAGGTTGAGTCTTATCTTTTTAGGAAGGTTTAATACTGTCCTGCTGAAAGCCAAGAAGCTACAAGATGAGCTCAAAGCCCCTTTGAGCCTATAATTAAAGAGTTTTGTGCTGCTttgctttcaattaaaaatacccATCTTTCTCCTTTTAATGGTGGAAGGAGGGGGTGCTGCTGCTATTGCTTTTTTTGGTTAAGTAGGGaaatcacttaaaataatttGGGACTCTAATTAGAGAGAACACTACTGCAGGTCCCACCCCTCTCCCATCACCCCGGCCTAATTATTCTAAGCCCAACACTCATTATGGTCACCTTGTGACTTTGGAAGGTCCTATGGTGTttgcatggagaaggcaatggcaacccactccagtactcttgcctggaaaatcccatggacggagaagcctggtgggctgcagtccatggggtcgctaagagttggacacgactgagtaacttcattttcacttttcacttttatgcattggagaagtgttctcgtctggagaatcccagggacaggggagcctggtgagctgccatctctggggtcccacagagttggacacgactgaagcgacttagcagcagcagcagcatggtgttTGCAAAGTCAAATTTCCAACAGAAAGTGAACTCTCCAGAGAGGGTTAGAGTTTCCATGGAGAAGAGGTGTCCTATCTTTTCAGGATTCTGCAAGCTTTGCCAACCTCCTGGAGCAGTGACTGGGACAACCTACCCCTGCATCTCTAATGGCCTTTAAGGCCCCAGATCTGCCCAGGGGTGTGGAGCCTCCTGCCTGTCCTGCCGTAGAGGTGCACCATCACGTGTGCAGAGGCCTTTCTTAATCACCTCTCTTGTGGGTAGTGGACAAGAATTTGGTCATTCTATATCATTTTACAtcaaaaaaaaaccttcatgaatcagtttaagaaaagagaaa is a window of Odocoileus virginianus isolate 20LAN1187 ecotype Illinois chromosome 23, Ovbor_1.2, whole genome shotgun sequence DNA encoding:
- the BHLHE41 gene encoding class E basic helix-loop-helix protein 41, whose amino-acid sequence is MVRSARELGAGLAGDARALWPNTARSESKLPAQWGRRECACVCVRVCERASAAGRGGGPTASHFQHCTEEGEREKERDWRPTDPPRSPKATVPQIINPKNRNRGNGQRLNMDEGIPHLQERQLLEHRDFIGLDYPSLYMCKPKRSMKRDDSKDTYKLPHRLIEKKRRDRINECIAQLKDLLPEHLKLTTLGHLEKAVVLELTLKHLKALTALTEQQHQKIIALQNGERSLKSPIQSDLDAFHSGFQTCAKEVLQYLARFESWTPREPRCVQLINHLHAVATQFLPTPQLLTQQVPLSKGTSAPTAAAPVGSGAAPCLERAGQKLEPLAHCVPVIQRTQPSAELAAAENDTDTDSGYGGEAEARPDREKGKGAGASRVTIKQEPLGEDSPAPKRMRLDTRGGGGGGGPGGGAAAAAAALLGPDPAAAAALLRPDAALLSSLVAFGGGGGAPFAQPAAAAAPFCLPFYFLSPSAAAAYVQPFLDKSGLEKYLYPAAAAAPFPLLYPGIPAPAAAAAAAAAAAAAAAFPCLSSVLSPPPEKAAAAAAAATLLPHEVAPPGALHPAHPHGRTHLPFAGAREPGNPESSAQEDPSQPAKETL